From one Longimicrobium sp. genomic stretch:
- a CDS encoding amino acid adenylation domain-containing protein, which translates to MNPTLSTAERERILRMARAARLERTAPKSSPIVPVERGGRLALSFSQQRLWFLEQLGELGSTYHIPEQLRLRGALDRPALARALERIVARHESLRTVFVLVDGEPEQRILPVEESGFALGEHDLRGEPHAEAQVERLVDREADAPFDLERGPLVRARLVRLADDDHLLLVTMHHVVADGWSMGVFNRELSTLYTAFSQGQPDPLAALPVQYADYAAWQRQWAEGEVLDAQAAYWTQALAGAPELLDLPTDHPRPARQDHAGAAVHVELDGELAAGLTALSHRHGTTLYMTLLAGWATVLARLSGQDEVVVGTPWANRTRPEVEELIGFFVNTLALRVDLAPRPTLAGLLAQVKARALEGQRNQDIPFEQVVERLRPARSLAYSPLFQVMFAWQGAAGGALALPGLTVAPAASAPRVSAKFDLLLTLGEDDGRIAGDLEYATSLFERATVERWVGYLRRVLEEMVADDTQPVDGVALLPAEERARVLEEWNHTEAEVPADRCIHELFEAQAERTPGAVAVVFEDEPLTYGELNARANRLAHHLRTLGVGPDVRVAICVERGPEMIAGLLAILKAGGAYVPLDPAYPAGRLRTMLEDCAPSVLVTQSPLTGTFAGVDVPVVELDAPAPAWAQGPETNPACAGLTPGHLAYIIYTSGSTGRPKGVMVEHRSLVNHTAWQAAAFGIGAGDTVLQRTSVSFDASVWELWTPLATGARMLLLSSAAAKDPEAIGRVMAEGGVTVAQFVPTLLQAVLGAGSALPCRVLFCGGEPLPAALVEEARAAGAGEVVNLYGPTEATIDSTSHVCGVDGRAPAIGRPIANARIYVLDARGEPAPVGVAGELYVGGAGVARGYLRRAGLTAERFVPDPFPVESGARMYRTGDLGRWRADGTLEFLGRTDFQVKIRGFRIEPGEIEARLAEHPSVREAVVLAREDASGDRRLVAYVVGEETAGAEALRAHVGQALPAYMVPSAFVRLDAFPLTPNGKVDRRALPAPEGDAYGAREYEAPVGKVEQSLAEIWAELLGAERVGRGDDFFLLGGHSLLAVQMISRVRQAMDVELALAAVFEAPVLSALADRILDLRLARFDPATLARLAQRFREPGVEAAPAMGEPG; encoded by the coding sequence ATGAACCCGACGCTGTCGACCGCCGAACGCGAACGAATCCTCAGGATGGCGCGCGCCGCCCGCCTGGAGCGCACCGCGCCGAAGAGCTCTCCCATCGTGCCGGTGGAGCGCGGCGGGCGGCTGGCGCTCTCCTTTTCCCAGCAGCGGCTCTGGTTCCTGGAGCAGCTGGGGGAACTGGGGAGCACCTACCACATCCCGGAGCAGCTGCGGCTGCGGGGGGCGCTGGACCGCCCGGCGCTGGCGCGCGCCCTGGAGCGCATCGTGGCGCGGCACGAGTCGCTGCGAACGGTGTTCGTGCTGGTGGACGGCGAGCCGGAGCAGCGCATTCTGCCCGTGGAGGAGAGCGGCTTCGCCCTGGGGGAGCACGACCTGCGCGGCGAGCCGCACGCCGAAGCCCAGGTGGAGCGCCTGGTGGACAGGGAGGCGGACGCGCCCTTCGACCTGGAGCGGGGGCCGCTCGTCCGCGCGCGCCTGGTCCGCCTGGCGGATGACGACCACCTGCTGCTGGTGACCATGCACCACGTGGTTGCCGACGGGTGGAGCATGGGGGTGTTCAACCGGGAGCTGAGCACGCTGTACACGGCGTTCAGCCAGGGGCAGCCCGATCCGCTCGCCGCCCTCCCGGTGCAGTACGCCGACTACGCCGCATGGCAGCGGCAGTGGGCGGAAGGCGAGGTGCTGGATGCGCAGGCGGCGTACTGGACGCAGGCGCTCGCCGGGGCGCCGGAGCTGCTGGATCTCCCGACCGACCACCCGCGCCCCGCCCGGCAGGACCACGCGGGCGCGGCCGTGCACGTGGAGCTGGACGGGGAGCTGGCGGCGGGGCTCACGGCGCTCAGCCACCGCCATGGCACCACCCTGTACATGACGCTGCTGGCCGGCTGGGCCACGGTGCTCGCCCGGCTCTCGGGCCAGGACGAGGTGGTCGTCGGCACCCCGTGGGCGAACCGCACGCGGCCCGAGGTGGAGGAGCTGATCGGCTTCTTCGTGAACACGCTGGCGCTGCGGGTGGACCTTGCCCCCCGCCCCACCCTGGCCGGGCTGCTGGCGCAGGTGAAGGCGCGCGCGCTGGAGGGGCAGCGGAACCAGGACATCCCGTTCGAGCAGGTGGTGGAGCGCCTGCGTCCCGCGCGCAGCCTGGCGTACAGCCCGCTCTTCCAGGTGATGTTCGCGTGGCAGGGCGCGGCGGGGGGCGCACTGGCGCTGCCGGGGCTCACCGTGGCCCCGGCGGCCTCGGCGCCGCGCGTGAGCGCCAAGTTCGACCTGCTGCTGACCCTGGGCGAGGATGACGGCCGCATCGCCGGCGACCTGGAGTATGCCACGTCGCTGTTCGAGCGCGCGACCGTGGAGCGCTGGGTGGGCTACCTGCGGCGCGTGCTGGAGGAGATGGTCGCCGACGACACGCAGCCCGTCGACGGGGTGGCGCTGCTCCCCGCGGAGGAGCGCGCGCGGGTGCTGGAGGAGTGGAACCACACGGAGGCCGAGGTTCCGGCGGACCGGTGCATCCACGAGCTGTTCGAGGCGCAGGCGGAGCGCACGCCGGGCGCGGTGGCGGTGGTCTTCGAGGATGAGCCGCTCACCTACGGCGAGCTGAACGCGCGTGCCAACCGGCTGGCGCACCACCTCCGCACCCTCGGCGTGGGGCCGGACGTGCGCGTGGCGATCTGCGTGGAGCGCGGCCCGGAGATGATCGCCGGCCTGCTGGCCATTCTCAAGGCAGGCGGCGCCTACGTGCCGCTGGACCCGGCGTACCCCGCCGGCCGGCTGCGCACCATGCTGGAGGACTGCGCGCCGTCGGTGCTCGTGACGCAGTCGCCGCTGACCGGCACCTTCGCGGGGGTGGACGTCCCGGTGGTGGAGCTCGACGCCCCCGCCCCGGCGTGGGCGCAGGGGCCGGAGACGAACCCCGCCTGCGCGGGGCTCACCCCCGGCCACCTGGCGTACATCATCTACACCTCCGGCTCCACGGGGCGCCCCAAGGGCGTGATGGTGGAGCACCGCAGCCTGGTCAACCACACCGCGTGGCAGGCCGCGGCATTCGGCATCGGCGCGGGCGACACGGTGCTGCAGCGCACGTCCGTCTCGTTCGACGCGTCGGTGTGGGAGCTGTGGACGCCGCTGGCCACCGGCGCGCGGATGCTGCTCCTTTCCTCCGCCGCGGCGAAGGACCCGGAGGCCATCGGGCGGGTGATGGCGGAAGGCGGGGTCACCGTCGCGCAGTTCGTCCCCACCCTTCTCCAGGCCGTCCTGGGCGCGGGTTCCGCGCTCCCCTGCCGGGTCCTCTTCTGCGGGGGCGAGCCGCTCCCGGCCGCTTTGGTGGAGGAGGCGCGCGCCGCGGGCGCGGGCGAGGTGGTGAACCTGTACGGCCCCACCGAGGCGACCATCGATTCGACGTCGCACGTGTGCGGCGTGGACGGCCGCGCGCCCGCGATCGGCCGGCCCATCGCCAACGCGAGGATCTACGTCCTGGACGCGCGCGGCGAGCCGGCGCCCGTGGGGGTGGCGGGCGAGCTGTACGTGGGCGGGGCCGGCGTGGCGCGCGGCTACCTGCGCCGCGCGGGGCTGACGGCGGAGCGCTTCGTCCCCGATCCGTTCCCGGTGGAAAGCGGCGCGCGGATGTACCGCACCGGCGACCTGGGCCGCTGGCGGGCGGACGGTACGCTGGAGTTCCTGGGGCGCACCGACTTCCAGGTAAAGATCCGCGGCTTCCGCATCGAGCCGGGCGAGATCGAGGCGCGGCTGGCCGAGCACCCGAGCGTGCGCGAGGCCGTCGTCCTGGCGCGCGAGGACGCGTCGGGAGACAGGCGGCTGGTGGCGTACGTGGTGGGCGAGGAGACGGCGGGAGCGGAAGCGCTGCGTGCGCACGTGGGCCAGGCGCTGCCGGCGTACATGGTGCCGTCGGCGTTCGTGCGGCTGGACGCCTTTCCGCTCACGCCGAACGGCAAGGTCGACCGCCGGGCGCTTCCCGCCCCGGAGGGCGACGCCTATGGAGCGCGGGAGTACGAGGCGCCGGTGGGGAAGGTGGAGCAGTCGCTCGCCGAGATCTGGGCCGAGCTGCTGGGCGCGGAGCGGGTGGGGCGCGGGGACGACTTCTTCCTGCTGGGCGGACACTCGCTCCTGGCGGTGCAGATGATCTCGCGGGTGCGGCAGGCGATGGACGTGGAGCTTGCACTGGCCGCCGTGTTCGAGGCGCCCGTGCTTTCCGCGCTCGCCGACCGGATACTGGACCTGCGGCTCGCCCGGTTCGACCCCGCAACCCTCGCGCGGCTCGCGCAGCGCTTCCGCGAGCCGGGCGTAGAGGCCGCGCCGGCTATGGGGGAGCCCGGCTGA